In Aquimarina sp. TRL1, a single window of DNA contains:
- a CDS encoding NAD(P)/FAD-dependent oxidoreductase, protein MNIPQSDLPRLVIIGGGFAGVSLARKMVKEKVQLVLLDRQNYHTFQPLLYQVSTASLEPDSIAYPLRKIVKKGKNTFFRMTEVTHIDPDSKTVFTPIGNISYDYLVIATGAKTNFFGNQTIATNAMRMKNLPQALNLRSLLLENLEQAVITKDPEKRKELLRFVLAGAGPTGVELAGGIAELKLNVLPLDYPDMDFSEMEIHLIEGADRVLPPMSTNASEKAASFLKKMGVHIHVNTLVTNYEHNIVTTNTGISLRTATFIWSAGVTGAPVEGINASAIIPRANRYKVNRFSQVDGYDTIFALGDIAVMPTEKFPKGHPMVAQPAIQQGAHLAKNLKKLLKEKPMTPFTYFDKGSMATIGRNKAVVDIGSFKFGGFFAWFIWMFIHLWFLVGFRNRFVTFFNWSYNYINYDKAARLIVRPFKNKTNVTEQV, encoded by the coding sequence ATGAATATACCACAATCCGATTTACCTCGTCTTGTCATTATAGGCGGTGGATTTGCCGGAGTATCTCTGGCTAGAAAGATGGTTAAAGAAAAGGTACAGCTCGTCCTTTTAGACCGTCAGAACTATCATACTTTTCAACCTTTATTATATCAAGTTTCTACAGCCTCCTTAGAACCGGATTCCATAGCCTATCCGTTACGGAAAATTGTAAAAAAAGGGAAAAATACTTTTTTCAGGATGACGGAAGTAACTCACATTGACCCTGATTCTAAAACTGTTTTTACCCCCATTGGGAATATCTCCTATGATTATCTGGTTATTGCTACAGGTGCCAAAACTAATTTTTTTGGAAATCAAACCATTGCTACGAATGCCATGCGCATGAAAAACTTACCACAGGCATTAAACCTACGAAGTTTACTGCTTGAAAACCTGGAACAGGCAGTCATCACTAAGGATCCTGAAAAAAGAAAAGAATTATTGCGATTTGTTCTTGCTGGAGCGGGACCTACCGGAGTAGAGCTCGCTGGAGGAATTGCTGAACTAAAATTGAATGTACTGCCACTGGATTATCCGGATATGGATTTCAGTGAAATGGAGATTCACCTAATTGAAGGGGCAGACAGAGTACTACCCCCTATGAGTACCAATGCATCTGAAAAAGCGGCTTCTTTTCTAAAAAAAATGGGGGTACATATTCATGTGAATACTCTGGTCACCAATTATGAGCATAATATTGTGACTACTAATACCGGAATTAGCTTGCGCACAGCAACCTTCATTTGGTCGGCAGGAGTTACAGGAGCTCCGGTAGAAGGAATTAATGCTAGTGCTATAATCCCAAGAGCAAACCGTTATAAGGTTAACAGATTTAGTCAGGTAGATGGGTATGATACAATTTTTGCCCTTGGAGACATTGCTGTAATGCCTACTGAGAAATTTCCTAAAGGGCATCCTATGGTAGCACAGCCTGCTATACAACAAGGAGCACATCTGGCTAAAAACCTAAAAAAACTTCTCAAAGAGAAACCGATGACACCTTTTACTTATTTTGACAAAGGATCTATGGCTACCATAGGGAGAAACAAGGCTGTGGTAGATATCGGCTCTTTTAAATTTGGGGGATTCTTTGCTTGGTTTATATGGATGTTTATCCACCTGTGGTTTCTGGTAGGTTTTAGAAACAGATTTGTCACCTTCTTCAACTGGTCTTATAATTATATCAACTATGACAAAGCGGCACGACTAATCGTTCGACCTTTTAAGAATAAAACGAATGTTACAGAACAAGTGTAA
- a CDS encoding NAD(P)/FAD-dependent oxidoreductase, with the protein MDLKAIVIGSGFSSLAASCYLAQKGFEVIVLEKNETVGGRARQLKKEGFTFDIGPTWYWMPDVFERFFGDFGKKPSDYYSLQKLNPAYYVYFGENDFVEIGDSLEKIAATFEKEEAGSSEKLFAFIDKARDNYEVAIKDLVYRPGVSPLELITPATIKRLGQFISTIKKDVRKEFDNNRLAQILEFPVLFLGAKPSNTPSFYNFMNYADFGLGTWHPQKGMYSVIEAMKELASSLGVTFYTDTAVEKILVENQKAIGVVANGEEYRADVVISGADYHHSETLLDQKYRVYSENYWDKKTFAPSSLLFYVGFDKKLANVAHHTLFFDVDFDEHAKTIYDDPAWPDKPLFYASFPSITDHSAAPVGKEAGIFLIPIAPGIEDTPEIRTQYFDIVIDRFEQLTSQKIRNKIIFKESYCVNDFINDYNSYKGNAYGMANTLLQTAFLRPKLKSNKVDNLFFTGQLTVPGPGVPPSLISGKLVAELVCKTLKK; encoded by the coding sequence ATGGATTTAAAAGCAATTGTTATCGGATCAGGTTTTTCTTCTTTGGCAGCTTCTTGCTATTTAGCCCAAAAAGGATTTGAGGTCATTGTATTGGAGAAAAACGAAACTGTCGGAGGCAGAGCACGCCAGTTAAAGAAAGAAGGTTTTACATTTGATATAGGACCAACCTGGTATTGGATGCCGGATGTTTTCGAGCGTTTCTTTGGAGACTTCGGAAAAAAGCCATCAGATTATTACAGCCTTCAAAAATTAAACCCTGCATATTATGTGTATTTCGGAGAGAATGACTTTGTAGAAATTGGTGATAGTTTAGAAAAAATAGCAGCTACTTTTGAAAAAGAAGAAGCAGGAAGTTCTGAAAAGCTTTTTGCTTTTATCGATAAAGCCAGAGATAATTATGAGGTAGCGATTAAAGACCTGGTGTATCGTCCGGGGGTTTCTCCACTGGAATTAATAACTCCTGCGACAATAAAGCGATTAGGACAGTTCATAAGTACCATTAAAAAGGATGTGCGAAAGGAATTTGACAATAATCGCTTAGCGCAGATTCTCGAGTTTCCAGTGTTATTTCTTGGAGCAAAACCAAGCAACACTCCTTCATTTTATAACTTTATGAATTATGCTGATTTTGGATTAGGAACCTGGCATCCCCAAAAAGGAATGTATAGTGTTATTGAGGCAATGAAGGAATTAGCAAGTTCATTAGGTGTTACTTTTTATACCGATACGGCAGTAGAAAAAATACTGGTGGAAAATCAGAAAGCGATAGGGGTGGTAGCTAATGGAGAAGAATATAGGGCAGATGTCGTTATTAGTGGAGCAGATTATCACCATTCAGAAACACTATTAGATCAGAAGTATAGGGTGTATTCCGAAAATTATTGGGATAAGAAAACATTTGCTCCTTCATCTTTATTGTTTTATGTAGGGTTTGATAAAAAATTAGCGAATGTAGCGCATCATACGTTATTTTTTGATGTGGATTTTGATGAACATGCAAAGACTATCTATGATGACCCTGCATGGCCGGATAAACCGCTTTTTTATGCGAGCTTTCCTTCTATAACCGATCACAGTGCAGCTCCAGTGGGAAAAGAGGCAGGAATTTTTCTGATTCCAATAGCTCCAGGAATAGAAGATACTCCAGAAATACGAACGCAATATTTTGATATAGTTATAGATAGATTTGAGCAATTAACTTCGCAAAAGATCAGAAATAAAATTATCTTTAAAGAAAGCTATTGTGTGAATGATTTTATAAATGATTATAACTCATATAAAGGAAATGCCTATGGGATGGCTAATACACTACTCCAAACAGCTTTTCTACGACCCAAATTGAAGAGCAATAAGGTAGATAATCTTTTTTTTACGGGACAGTTGACTGTTCCGGGACCAGGAGTTCCTCCTTCCTTAATATCAGGTAAGCTGGTTGCAGAACTAGTATGTAAAACGCTAAAAAAATAA
- a CDS encoding 2TM domain-containing protein, whose translation MKDFNEQHSYDRAKERVEEIKKFYSNLFSYIVIIGFLAGLNYFQNQWRYAWFLWPAMGWGIGVVFHAIKAYRFNPVFNKEWEERKIRKYMEEEQTQKQQRWE comes from the coding sequence ATGAAAGATTTTAATGAACAACATTCATATGACCGTGCTAAGGAGCGTGTCGAAGAAATAAAAAAGTTTTACAGCAATCTATTTTCTTATATTGTAATTATTGGTTTTCTTGCCGGATTAAATTATTTTCAAAACCAATGGAGATACGCATGGTTCTTATGGCCAGCTATGGGATGGGGAATCGGCGTAGTATTCCATGCTATTAAAGCCTACCGTTTTAATCCTGTTTTTAATAAAGAATGGGAAGAACGAAAAATAAGAAAATATATGGAGGAAGAACAAACACAGAAACAACAACGATGGGAATAA
- a CDS encoding TonB-dependent receptor gives MKSLLIALLTVFLSSFSYAQTTISGTVTDPKGMPIIGANIYIDGTYDGSSSNDQGAFSFTTSETGSQTLVVSFISFETYFLFEEVTTMNNLHIKLKEDVNSLDSVILTAGTFAAGDNSKASVLSPMDIVTTAGAAGDYIAAFQTLPGTSTVAEDGRLFVRGGDANEANVYIDGLRVFQPFTARTNNIPTRGRFSPFLFSGTNFSTGGYSAEYGDALSSVLLMNTIDQPDQEKTDIQIINVGVGAGNTQKWNDNNSLSFNAFYLNLKPYQEIISQDFDWKKPYESLAGEAVYRHQFTNGLLKVYGGVNYTRFRLIQEDINIPSGIDFSMKNRNLYLNTSYKGSLGNDWSITSGLSFANDHNDIRVQDTDIANDDYTAHLKLSLRKRFSNRVKLHIGAEQFLNSHEELTAVPNIGNFDTHHQNNSTATFAETNIFFSKKLAMQVGVRGTYNNLLDTYRITPRASLAYKISSNAQLSLAYGDFYQTPQHEVLKYTMDIEPEKSSHYILNYLYQKEGRTLRAEAYYKQYDNLLTYDTEMPTYNSLYTNNGNGYAQGIDLYWRDNSSIKNFEYWLSYSYLDTERTYKNYPTAATPNFAATHNISLVGKLWVDKWKSMIGATYNFASGRPYTDPNTNSFLSEKTKAYNSLNMNWAYLISQQKILYVSVSNILGTKNIFNYQYADTPTPQGTFPRRAITPSADRFFIVGFFWTISDRKNDNQLDNL, from the coding sequence ATGAAATCTTTACTTATTGCCTTATTAACTGTATTTCTTAGCTCTTTCTCGTATGCGCAAACTACGATCAGCGGAACTGTCACCGACCCTAAGGGCATGCCAATTATAGGAGCAAATATCTATATCGATGGCACTTATGACGGTAGCTCTTCTAACGATCAGGGAGCTTTTTCCTTTACCACATCAGAAACCGGGAGTCAGACCTTAGTCGTATCCTTTATTTCTTTCGAAACCTATTTTTTATTCGAAGAAGTAACAACGATGAACAACCTGCATATTAAACTGAAAGAAGATGTGAATTCACTGGATAGTGTTATTCTGACAGCAGGGACATTTGCTGCAGGAGATAATAGCAAAGCTTCTGTCTTATCCCCTATGGATATTGTCACTACAGCAGGAGCTGCAGGAGATTATATTGCTGCTTTTCAGACCTTACCCGGTACTTCTACCGTGGCAGAAGATGGTCGCCTTTTTGTTCGGGGAGGAGACGCCAATGAAGCCAATGTATACATCGATGGCCTTCGCGTATTTCAGCCATTTACTGCCAGAACCAATAACATTCCTACCAGAGGGCGCTTTTCTCCTTTTCTATTTAGTGGTACAAATTTCTCTACCGGAGGATATTCTGCAGAATACGGAGATGCCTTATCCAGTGTACTCTTAATGAATACGATCGATCAACCCGATCAGGAAAAAACAGATATACAGATTATCAATGTTGGTGTTGGTGCCGGAAATACACAGAAATGGAATGATAACAATTCACTAAGTTTTAATGCTTTTTATCTTAATCTAAAACCTTATCAGGAAATTATATCACAGGATTTTGATTGGAAAAAACCGTATGAATCTCTGGCAGGAGAAGCCGTATATCGTCATCAGTTTACTAATGGTTTATTAAAAGTATATGGAGGAGTGAACTACACGCGTTTCCGATTAATACAAGAAGACATTAATATTCCTTCGGGAATTGATTTTTCAATGAAAAACAGAAACCTTTACCTCAATACTTCGTATAAAGGAAGCCTGGGAAATGACTGGAGTATTACATCTGGATTAAGTTTTGCCAATGATCATAATGATATTCGTGTACAAGATACCGATATCGCCAATGATGATTATACAGCTCACCTAAAACTGAGTCTCAGAAAACGATTCAGCAATCGGGTAAAACTGCATATAGGTGCAGAACAATTCCTGAATTCTCATGAAGAACTTACAGCAGTTCCTAATATTGGAAATTTCGACACCCACCACCAAAACAACAGTACTGCTACCTTTGCTGAGACCAATATCTTTTTTAGTAAAAAATTAGCCATGCAGGTGGGGGTCAGAGGTACCTATAACAATCTATTAGATACCTATCGTATAACCCCCAGAGCATCTCTGGCTTATAAAATATCATCTAACGCTCAATTATCACTTGCTTATGGGGATTTCTATCAAACTCCACAACACGAAGTTCTAAAATATACCATGGATATAGAACCTGAAAAATCATCTCACTACATCCTTAACTACCTATACCAAAAAGAAGGAAGAACCCTACGCGCAGAAGCGTATTATAAACAATACGACAACCTACTTACTTATGATACAGAAATGCCGACCTATAACAGCCTATATACTAATAATGGAAATGGCTATGCACAGGGAATTGACCTTTATTGGAGGGATAATTCATCAATCAAAAATTTTGAATACTGGCTGAGTTATTCATATCTGGATACAGAACGTACTTATAAAAACTATCCAACTGCTGCCACGCCTAATTTTGCGGCTACCCACAATATTTCTCTGGTAGGAAAACTATGGGTAGACAAGTGGAAATCTATGATTGGAGCGACCTATAATTTTGCCTCAGGACGTCCGTATACAGATCCTAATACCAACTCTTTTCTTTCAGAAAAAACAAAAGCATACAATTCGCTTAATATGAATTGGGCTTATCTGATCAGTCAGCAAAAAATACTGTATGTATCTGTCTCAAATATACTAGGTACTAAAAATATATTTAATTATCAATATGCTGATACCCCTACCCCACAAGGAACTTTTCCTCGAAGAGCTATTACTCCTTCTGCGGATCGTTTTTTTATCGTTGGTTTCTTCTGGACCATCAGCGATCGTAAAAATGATAACCAATTAGACAATTTGTAA
- a CDS encoding MerR family transcriptional regulator — protein sequence MEAIKKHFSIKDLENLSGIKAHTIRIWEKRYGLLSPLRTKSNIRYYDLESLQKLLNIVLLYNNGVKISKIAKLNFEEIAKEAEKVVNDQSDHSPVISAMKVSMLNFDQRLFFSTYDSLSKEKTFSEIFKEVFIPLLNEIGFLWQVDTITPSHEHFICNLIKQKIYIHSEALLKNTLSESIGSKTFVLYLPEKEIHELGLLYVNYELLAKGYHVIYLGQSVPIESLKDLVKFYDDITFVSYFTVAPVKDDIDQYLQEFLEEINCPLWILGQMVPHITPSKIKDNVRLFTSIKDIVTAI from the coding sequence ATGGAAGCTATTAAAAAACATTTTAGTATAAAAGATCTGGAGAATTTATCGGGTATTAAGGCGCATACGATCCGGATCTGGGAGAAAAGATATGGACTACTTTCTCCGTTGCGTACCAAAAGTAATATCAGATATTATGATTTGGAGAGTTTACAAAAATTACTGAATATCGTATTACTGTATAACAATGGGGTTAAAATATCCAAAATAGCGAAATTAAACTTTGAAGAAATAGCAAAAGAAGCAGAAAAAGTAGTAAATGATCAGTCAGACCATTCCCCGGTTATTAGTGCTATGAAAGTGAGCATGCTTAATTTTGATCAGCGATTGTTTTTTTCGACCTATGATTCTCTGTCAAAAGAGAAAACATTTTCTGAAATATTTAAAGAAGTGTTTATTCCCCTGTTGAATGAAATCGGATTTTTATGGCAGGTAGATACTATTACGCCTTCTCATGAACATTTTATTTGCAACCTGATTAAACAAAAAATATATATTCATTCTGAAGCCTTATTAAAAAATACCCTCTCTGAATCAATCGGTAGTAAGACTTTTGTATTGTACTTGCCAGAAAAAGAAATTCATGAACTGGGATTACTTTATGTAAACTACGAGCTACTAGCAAAGGGATATCACGTGATTTATCTGGGACAGTCAGTCCCTATAGAAAGTCTGAAAGACCTAGTGAAATTTTATGATGATATCACATTTGTAAGTTATTTTACAGTAGCTCCAGTAAAAGATGATATCGACCAGTATCTACAAGAATTTTTAGAAGAAATCAATTGTCCGTTATGGATTTTAGGTCAAATGGTACCCCATATAACCCCTTCTAAAATAAAGGATAATGTTCGTTTGTTTACCAGCATAAAAGATATTGTGACTGCTATTTAA
- a CDS encoding phytoene/squalene synthase family protein — protein sequence MKALFDSVSNQCSIITTKYYSTSFSLAVKMLAPSIRQDIYNIYGFVRFADEIVDTFHEYDKETLFVDFKKDLKKSLDRKISLNPILNSFQHTAHKHQIDDSLIDAFMKSMEQDLYKKDYHTIEEYKEYIYGSADVVGLMCLKVFVQGNEVQYERLKDSAMALGSAFQKVNFLRDLKADYEELNRTYFPHIDLTNLDEYTKMNIIQEIEEDFRKGYEGILLLPPEAKFGVYTAYRYYKSLLQKLKNTAPLEIKNARIRVPDHQKIGLLAQSYINYRLNLI from the coding sequence ATGAAAGCACTTTTTGATTCGGTTTCTAACCAATGCAGTATTATTACGACTAAATATTACAGTACTTCTTTTTCATTGGCAGTAAAAATGTTAGCACCATCTATCCGACAGGATATCTACAATATTTATGGGTTTGTTCGTTTCGCAGATGAGATAGTGGACACTTTTCATGAATATGATAAGGAGACTTTATTTGTTGATTTTAAAAAAGACCTAAAAAAGTCATTAGATAGAAAAATTAGTTTAAATCCTATTCTAAATAGCTTTCAACATACAGCTCATAAACATCAAATCGATGATTCCTTAATCGATGCATTTATGAAAAGTATGGAGCAAGATCTCTATAAAAAAGACTATCATACAATAGAAGAGTATAAAGAATACATCTATGGATCAGCAGATGTAGTTGGGTTAATGTGTCTCAAGGTTTTTGTACAAGGAAATGAAGTGCAATACGAAAGGCTCAAAGATTCGGCAATGGCTTTAGGGTCTGCATTTCAAAAGGTAAATTTTTTGAGAGATCTCAAAGCAGATTATGAAGAGCTAAACAGAACCTATTTCCCTCATATTGATTTAACTAACTTGGATGAGTACACGAAAATGAATATTATACAGGAGATAGAAGAAGATTTTAGGAAAGGGTATGAAGGGATCTTATTACTTCCTCCCGAAGCTAAATTTGGAGTGTATACAGCTTATAGATATTATAAAAGTTTGCTTCAAAAGCTAAAGAATACAGCTCCTTTAGAAATTAAAAATGCTAGAATTCGGGTGCCGGATCATCAAAAAATAGGATTATTAGCACAATCATATATAAATTATAGATTAAATTTAATCTAA
- a CDS encoding 2TM domain-containing protein — translation MKDIKDIIVVSLTLMIVVLAIHLLSNEFNYQRVLTVEWIGILTFYSVFLTLINAYYFKFINYRFEWKNKGLQRILVSAGGSIVLTILGYMFCGYVIAVIIYQKQTSIEFLKDQKFEDYLMPLFITVIASLFFHTMHFYKALQEKKVAEQKIIAGTASAKFDALKNQLDPHFLFNSLNVLTSLIDENPRMAQKFTTSLSKVYRYVLEQKDKELVSIEEELKFAKTYMTLLKLRFEDSIIFEMPTQLSNPNAKIVPLSLQILLENTIKHNVVMPEKPLKISIYEKDGFLFVENNLQPKQIVKQRSGVGLVNVKQRYALLTKRAFSVYKTEDAFIAKLPLLTKQITTIDMDIVTPTASNDEIKYERIRKKVQKIKEFQYNLISYSVVIPGLAILNYVTTGFSIPWFIFPLFGWGLGLLFHGMDAYEYHPFMGKNWEEKKIRKYMNQEKRSRHE, via the coding sequence ATGAAAGATATAAAAGATATTATCGTCGTTTCACTAACCCTAATGATTGTAGTCCTGGCAATTCATTTATTATCTAATGAATTTAATTATCAACGGGTACTAACGGTGGAATGGATCGGAATTCTTACGTTTTATAGTGTATTTCTTACATTGATTAATGCTTATTATTTTAAGTTCATCAACTATCGGTTCGAATGGAAAAATAAAGGATTACAAAGAATATTAGTCAGTGCCGGAGGATCGATCGTCTTAACAATTCTTGGCTATATGTTCTGCGGGTATGTAATTGCTGTTATAATCTATCAGAAGCAAACTTCGATTGAGTTTCTTAAAGATCAAAAATTCGAAGATTACTTAATGCCTTTGTTTATTACTGTGATTGCTTCCTTATTCTTTCATACTATGCATTTTTACAAGGCATTACAAGAAAAGAAAGTTGCAGAACAAAAGATCATTGCGGGAACAGCCTCTGCGAAGTTTGATGCCTTAAAGAATCAGTTGGACCCTCATTTTTTATTCAACAGTCTCAATGTATTGACTTCCTTAATCGATGAGAATCCAAGGATGGCACAGAAATTCACCACTTCACTATCCAAGGTATATCGCTATGTACTGGAACAGAAAGACAAAGAATTAGTAAGTATTGAAGAAGAATTAAAGTTTGCCAAAACCTATATGACACTACTCAAACTTAGGTTTGAAGACAGTATCATATTCGAAATGCCAACACAGTTGAGTAATCCAAATGCTAAAATTGTGCCTTTATCACTACAGATCTTATTAGAAAATACGATTAAGCACAATGTAGTAATGCCTGAGAAACCTCTGAAAATAAGTATATATGAAAAAGATGGGTTTCTATTTGTAGAAAATAATCTACAACCTAAACAAATTGTAAAACAACGTAGCGGTGTCGGACTGGTCAATGTCAAACAGCGATATGCTTTATTGACTAAAAGAGCCTTCTCTGTATATAAAACAGAAGATGCTTTTATCGCTAAACTGCCACTGCTTACGAAACAAATAACAACTATCGATATGGATATAGTAACACCAACAGCTAGTAATGATGAAATAAAATACGAACGTATTCGCAAAAAAGTACAAAAGATCAAAGAGTTTCAATATAATCTCATCTCTTACAGTGTCGTAATTCCCGGATTGGCAATTCTCAATTATGTAACCACAGGGTTCAGTATACCATGGTTTATTTTCCCGCTGTTTGGATGGGGATTGGGATTGCTCTTCCATGGAATGGACGCCTATGAATATCATCCTTTTATGGGAAAAAACTGGGAAGAAAAAAAGATCAGAAAATATATGAATCAAGAGAAAAGAAGTCGCCATGAATAA
- a CDS encoding LytTR family DNA-binding domain-containing protein → MNVIIIEDEKPAARRLNRMLDDLGIQAETMLHSVAEAIEWFSNNPHPDVIFLDIQLSDGLSFEIFDEVTINSAIIFTTAYDEYALKAFKLNSIDYLLKPIDDDELEAAIQKYQQYLPEQQPIQVDFEDIKKLLVNPMDRVYKKRFTAKVGQHLKIFTVEDIECFYSENKGTYLHTTDNRNYLIDSTLESLEEELNPKQFYRVSRKFYININAIKDIITYTNSRLQVKLAHFDEAEIIVSRERVKDFKNWLEK, encoded by the coding sequence ATGAATGTCATAATTATAGAAGATGAAAAACCCGCAGCCAGACGATTAAACAGAATGCTTGATGATTTAGGAATTCAGGCTGAAACTATGTTACATTCAGTAGCAGAAGCCATCGAATGGTTCTCTAATAATCCTCATCCGGATGTGATCTTTCTCGATATTCAATTGAGTGATGGTCTTTCTTTCGAGATCTTTGATGAAGTAACTATTAATAGTGCTATTATCTTTACTACTGCCTATGATGAATATGCGCTCAAAGCATTTAAATTAAATAGTATTGACTATCTGCTAAAACCAATTGATGACGATGAATTAGAAGCAGCTATACAAAAATATCAGCAATACTTACCCGAACAACAACCGATTCAGGTAGATTTTGAAGATATAAAAAAGCTACTGGTCAATCCGATGGACAGGGTTTATAAAAAACGATTTACAGCGAAGGTAGGACAACACCTCAAAATTTTTACAGTAGAGGATATTGAATGTTTTTATTCTGAAAACAAAGGAACCTATCTTCATACCACAGACAATAGAAACTACCTGATCGATAGTACTCTCGAATCATTGGAAGAGGAATTAAACCCTAAACAATTCTATAGAGTGAGTCGCAAGTTTTATATCAACATCAATGCTATCAAGGATATTATTACCTATACCAATTCCCGATTACAGGTCAAGTTAGCGCACTTTGATGAAGCAGAAATTATCGTTAGCAGAGAACGGGTAAAAGATTTTAAAAACTGGTTAGAAAAATAA
- a CDS encoding sterol desaturase family protein, with amino-acid sequence MIVLFWILIFLGTFFFMEFMAWFTHKYIMHGFLWSLHKDHHKKDHDSWFERNDAFFIFYAVVSIVLFLLWQYDIFWPGLPIGVGIFAYGVAYFLVHDIFIHQRFKMFRRINNRYARGVRRAHKMHHKNIGKGGGECFGMLVVPFKYFKK; translated from the coding sequence ATGATCGTCTTATTTTGGATATTAATTTTTCTTGGAACTTTCTTCTTTATGGAGTTTATGGCATGGTTTACCCATAAGTATATCATGCATGGTTTTCTATGGAGTCTTCATAAAGATCATCACAAAAAAGATCATGATTCCTGGTTTGAGAGAAATGATGCATTTTTTATTTTTTATGCCGTGGTAAGCATTGTATTATTTCTATTATGGCAGTACGATATTTTTTGGCCAGGACTTCCTATAGGGGTTGGTATTTTTGCATATGGAGTAGCATATTTCTTAGTCCATGATATTTTTATTCATCAACGTTTTAAGATGTTTAGAAGAATCAATAACCGATATGCCAGAGGAGTGAGAAGAGCACATAAAATGCACCATAAAAATATAGGAAAAGGAGGAGGAGAGTGTTTTGGGATGTTGGTAGTGCCATTTAAATATTTTAAAAAATAG
- a CDS encoding DUF2141 domain-containing protein produces MKQKIITLIVVVFAAILSGQAQEQTYTIEVTINNIASDDGSIKIGLCDKKKDFLKKFIKGKSIKAQKGSMTVSFEEIPKGTYAISLIHDEDDNGKLNTFLMIPSEPYGTSNNAKGNFGPPKWQDAKFDIIDKDIKLSIDL; encoded by the coding sequence ATGAAACAAAAAATTATAACATTAATTGTCGTTGTGTTTGCTGCTATCTTATCCGGGCAGGCACAGGAACAGACTTATACAATAGAAGTAACCATTAACAATATAGCCTCTGATGACGGATCTATTAAAATCGGTCTCTGTGACAAGAAAAAAGATTTCTTAAAGAAGTTTATAAAAGGGAAATCAATCAAAGCTCAAAAAGGCAGTATGACTGTTTCTTTTGAGGAGATTCCCAAGGGGACCTATGCTATCTCTTTAATCCATGACGAGGATGACAATGGTAAACTCAATACTTTTCTTATGATTCCATCTGAACCTTACGGCACCAGTAATAATGCCAAAGGAAACTTTGGTCCTCCTAAATGGCAGGATGCCAAATTCGATATTATCGACAAGGATATCAAGCTATCGATTGATTTGTAA
- a CDS encoding 2TM domain-containing protein produces the protein MNNNDYDAYKRAKARVEKEKGFYSHLTVYIVINIVILIVNVNFRFNFDGAEDWLNWNLLVTPVLWGIGLLFHAIGVFGKFSLYGKKWEERKIKELMEEEERASKQNHY, from the coding sequence ATGAATAATAATGATTACGATGCCTATAAAAGAGCCAAAGCCCGTGTAGAAAAGGAGAAAGGCTTCTACTCCCATCTGACAGTATATATAGTGATTAACATTGTGATTCTGATCGTTAATGTCAATTTTAGATTTAACTTTGATGGGGCAGAAGATTGGCTAAACTGGAATCTATTGGTTACTCCCGTATTATGGGGAATCGGATTACTTTTTCACGCAATTGGCGTTTTTGGAAAGTTTTCTTTGTACGGAAAAAAATGGGAAGAACGAAAAATAAAGGAGCTTATGGAGGAAGAAGAACGAGCTTCTAAACAGAATCATTACTAA